One genomic window of Luteitalea pratensis includes the following:
- a CDS encoding riboflavin synthase, which yields MFTGLIEATGTVLALAPVAGGQRLTIGTALAAELALGDSVATSGVCLTVVAIGDGAWSADVSPETLRVTALGTLVEGASVNLERPLAVGSRLGGHFVQGHVDGTGRIEAVIPEGEFYRMRISFPPGLAAYFIEKGSVAVDGISLTVASLSSSTFDVQIVPHTWTATTLCHAQPGAIVNLECDMVGKYILRGLSLGTVRA from the coding sequence ATGTTTACGGGACTGATTGAAGCCACCGGCACCGTGCTCGCGCTGGCCCCCGTGGCCGGCGGCCAGCGCCTCACCATCGGGACCGCGCTCGCGGCCGAGCTGGCCCTTGGCGACAGCGTGGCCACGAGTGGCGTGTGCCTCACCGTCGTGGCGATCGGCGACGGCGCCTGGAGCGCCGACGTCTCGCCCGAGACGCTCCGCGTGACCGCGCTCGGCACCCTGGTCGAGGGCGCGTCCGTGAACCTCGAGCGGCCGCTGGCCGTCGGCAGTCGACTCGGCGGCCACTTCGTGCAGGGGCACGTGGACGGCACCGGGCGCATCGAAGCCGTGATCCCGGAGGGCGAGTTCTACCGGATGCGGATTTCCTTCCCACCGGGGCTGGCCGCATACTTCATCGAGAAGGGCTCGGTGGCGGTCGACGGCATCAGCCTGACCGTGGCCTCGCTCTCGAGTTCGACCTTCGACGTCCAGATCGTTCCGCATACCTGGACGGCCACGACGCTGTGTCACGCGCAGCCAGGGGCCATCGTGAACCTCGAATGCGACATGGTCGGCAAGTACATCTTGCGCGGCCTGTCGCTGGGTACCGTGCGCGCATGA
- the ribD gene encoding bifunctional diaminohydroxyphosphoribosylaminopyrimidine deaminase/5-amino-6-(5-phosphoribosylamino)uracil reductase RibD translates to MVDLRHVDGVLEPQDARFMARALWHAERGRAATTPNPVVGAVIVSDEGVVVGAGHHQVAGGPHAEVVALQAAGALAAGATLYCTLEPCGHTGRTGPCCVAVAEAGVRRVVVATGDPFPEVSGRGFAYLRERGIEVATGVGRRDARRQNAPFFRAVELGRPWVHLKVAMSLDGAVAARRGERTTISGPEAARWTQRVRGRVDAIAIGAATARIDDPLLTARDVYRHRPLLRVVFDRQVSLSPSSRLVGSLDAGPVIVIADGLHADGAAAAGLRGRGVVVQATDGTISGALGALVARGVHSLLIEGGPTLQAACWAAGVVDRVSELVSDCAFGPGAVRWDVPAWLNGWTPRTVPLGRDILMEADVYGTD, encoded by the coding sequence GTGGTAGACCTGCGTCACGTCGACGGCGTTCTCGAACCTCAGGACGCCCGATTCATGGCCCGCGCGCTCTGGCATGCCGAGCGCGGCCGCGCCGCGACAACCCCGAACCCGGTGGTCGGGGCGGTCATCGTGAGCGACGAAGGTGTCGTCGTCGGCGCGGGGCATCACCAGGTGGCCGGCGGACCACATGCGGAGGTCGTGGCCTTGCAGGCCGCCGGGGCGCTTGCGGCGGGTGCGACGCTGTACTGCACGCTCGAGCCCTGTGGCCACACCGGGCGAACGGGCCCGTGTTGCGTCGCCGTGGCGGAAGCAGGCGTTCGCCGTGTGGTCGTGGCCACGGGTGACCCGTTTCCCGAGGTGTCCGGCCGCGGCTTCGCCTACCTCCGCGAGCGTGGCATCGAGGTGGCCACCGGCGTCGGCCGCCGCGACGCGCGCCGGCAGAACGCGCCGTTCTTTCGCGCCGTGGAACTCGGACGCCCGTGGGTGCACCTGAAGGTCGCAATGAGCCTCGATGGCGCGGTGGCGGCGCGACGCGGGGAGCGCACGACGATCAGCGGCCCCGAAGCGGCCCGGTGGACGCAACGAGTGCGTGGACGGGTGGACGCGATTGCCATCGGGGCGGCAACGGCGCGCATCGACGACCCACTCCTCACGGCCCGTGACGTGTACCGTCATCGCCCGTTGCTGCGCGTGGTGTTCGATCGGCAGGTGTCGCTGTCGCCCTCGTCCCGGCTCGTCGGGAGCCTGGATGCGGGACCGGTCATCGTGATCGCCGATGGTTTGCACGCAGACGGCGCCGCGGCGGCAGGCCTGCGCGGCCGCGGGGTCGTCGTGCAGGCGACCGATGGCACCATCTCCGGTGCGCTTGGGGCCCTGGTGGCGCGTGGTGTGCACTCGCTCCTGATCGAGGGCGGGCCGACGTTGCAGGCCGCGTGCTGGGCGGCCGGCGTGGTCGATCGTGTCAGCGAGCTCGTGAGCGACTGCGCGTTCGGGCCCGGTGCCGTACGCTGGGACGTACCGGCCTGGCTGAACGGGTGGACCCCGCGAACGGTGCCGCTCGGGCGCGATATCCTCATGGAAGCAGATGTTTACGGGACTGATTGA